The following proteins are co-located in the Pyxicephalus adspersus chromosome Z, UCB_Pads_2.0, whole genome shotgun sequence genome:
- the DMPK gene encoding myotonin-protein kinase isoform X1, translating into MEHTLLMPALLNLDALLDLVICVCHELATSPLAQETYIADFLHWAEPFVQHIRAQRMKRSDFDIIKVIGRGAFSEVAVVRKKSNSQVYAMKIMNKWDLLKRSDVACYREEREVLVNGDRRWITQLHFAFQDDNYLYIVMDYYVGGDLLSLLSKFPDGFPPQMAIFYLSEMIMAVNSVHSLGYIHRDIKPDNMLLDRSGHIHLGDFGSCLKLRDDGTVSCSVAVGTPDYLSPEILLALEDHSLSYGVECDWWSIGACAYEMFFGHPPFYAESVVETYGKILHFKEHFNFPSSASGIPTEALDFISSLLCERENRLGVGGLHDFQMHPLFADIDWEGLRECIPPFVPESCGATDTSNFDVVEDRLSEMVSGGGETISDVGDSSPLGVNLPFVGYSYTFRKDNREHVWGNMQNICEGKSESTSDHHKTSHRDDLDSHLDPSLLSDLRNALESEIETREALTTEINLLQTANQCLASRLYEADQLNSELQSKIRSLEQQLKDREVQKDEEKDNVFLPRRCETCNMNSEPTSRIRQLDSCIPSYCHPLVTPVHRHMLLFSRVCHVHVTCCLVLCKEGEPAPFCVCTERDPQVIRVCDIPSTRIWRPDISCVLYCLVSRGRCPRLSMCVVLQI; encoded by the exons CTGAGCCATTTGTGCAGCATATACGGGCACAGAGGATGAAGAGAAGTGATTTTGACATCATCAAGGTGATTGGACGGGGAGCATTCAGTGAG GTTGCAGTTGTACGAAAGAAAAGTAACTCTCAAGTCTACGCCATGAAGATAATGAACAAGTGGGACCTTCTGAAAAGATCAGAT GTTGCCTGTTATAGGGAAGAAAGAGAAGTTTTGGTGAATGGAGACCGGAGGTGGATAACACAGTTGCACTTTGCATTTCAGGATGACAATTATCTT TACATTGTAATGGATTACTATGTGGGAGGTGACCTGCTGTCCCTCCTCAGTAAGTTTCCAGATGGGTTTCCTCCTCAAATGGCCATTTTTTATCTATCTGAAATGATAATGGCTGTCAATTCAGTCCACTCTCTGGGCTACATACATAG GGATATTAAGCCAGATAACATGCTTTTAGATCGATCAGGCCACATTCATCTAGGGGACTTTGGTTCATGTTTAAAACTCAGAGATGATGGCACT gtGTCATGTTCTGTTGCAGTAGGGACTCCTGACTACCTTTCCCCTGAAATTCTTCTTGCCCTTGAAGACCATAGTTTATCTTACGGTGTGGAATGTGATTGGTGGTCTATAGGGGCTTGTGCTTACGAAATGTTCTTTGGGCATCCTCCCTTCTATGCTGAATCTGTGGTTGAAACCTACGGAAAGATCCTTCACTTCAAA GAGCACTTTAACTTTCCCTCCTCAGCCAGTGGAATACCAACTGAGGCTTTAGACTTCATCTCATCTCTCCTCTGTGAGCGGGAAAACCGTTTGGGTGTTGGTGGACTCCATGATTTCCAGATGCACCCACTTTTTGCTGACATTGACTGGGAGGGTCTGAGGGAATGCATACCACCTTTTGTTCCTGAGTCATGTGGGGCCACAGACACCTCCAATTTTGATGTTGTAGAAGACCGGCTGTCAGAAATGGTCAGCGGTGGAGGA gagaCAATCTCAGATGTTGGAGACAGCTCCCCTCTTGGAGTTAACCTCCCCTTTGTTGGCTACTCATATACATTCAG gaAGGACAACAGGGAACACGTTTGGGGCAACATGCAAAATATCTGTGAAGGTAAATCAGAATCAACATCAGACCATCACAAAACGAGCCATAGAGATGATTTG GACTCTCATCTAGACCCCTCACTACTGTCTGACCTACGTAATGCTCTGGAAAGTGAGATTGAGACTCGTGAGGCTTTGACTACGGAAATCAACCTTCTTCAAACAGCCAATCAGTGCCTGGCCag TCGCCTTTATGAAGCCGACCAGCTAAACTCTGAACTTCAGAGTAAAATACGCTCATTAGAGCAGCAACTAAAAGACAGAGAAGTACAAAAGGACGAGGAGAAAG ACAACGTTTTCCTTCCCCGAAGATGTGAAACCTGCAACATGAACTCTGAACCTACCTCTAGGATTAGACAA CTAGATAGCTGTATACCTTCCTATTGCCACCCCTTAGTGACACCAGTTCACCGTCACATGCTGCTCTTCTCGCGGGTATGTCACGTGCATGTCACCTGTTGTCTTGTTCTGTGTAAAGAAGGCGAACCAGCTCCCTTCTGTGTCTGTACAGAAAGAGATCCTCAGGTCATCAGAGTCTGTGACATCCCATCAACCAGAATATGGAGACCTGACATCTCGTGTGTGTTATATTGTCTTGTGTCGAGGGGTAGATGCCCCCGTCTTTCAATGTGTGTTGTCCTTCAAATTTAA
- the DMPK gene encoding myotonin-protein kinase isoform X3, whose translation MEHTLLMPALLNLDALLDLVICVCHELATSPLAQETYIADFLHWAEPFVQHIRAQRMKRSDFDIIKVIGRGAFSEVAVVRKKSNSQVYAMKIMNKWDLLKRSDVACYREEREVLVNGDRRWITQLHFAFQDDNYLYIVMDYYVGGDLLSLLSKFPDGFPPQMAIFYLSEMIMAVNSVHSLGYIHRDIKPDNMLLDRSGHIHLGDFGSCLKLRDDGTVSCSVAVGTPDYLSPEILLALEDHSLSYGVECDWWSIGACAYEMFFGHPPFYAESVVETYGKILHFKEHFNFPSSASGIPTEALDFISSLLCERENRLGVGGLHDFQMHPLFADIDWEGLRECIPPFVPESCGATDTSNFDVVEDRLSEMVSGGGETISDVGDSSPLGVNLPFVGYSYTFRKDNREHVWGNMQNICEGKSESTSDHHKTSHRDDLDSHLDPSLLSDLRNALESEIETREALTTEINLLQTANQCLASRLYEADQLNSELQSKIRSLEQQLKDREVQKDEEKDNVFLPRRCETCNMNSEPTSRIRQIAVYLPIATP comes from the exons CTGAGCCATTTGTGCAGCATATACGGGCACAGAGGATGAAGAGAAGTGATTTTGACATCATCAAGGTGATTGGACGGGGAGCATTCAGTGAG GTTGCAGTTGTACGAAAGAAAAGTAACTCTCAAGTCTACGCCATGAAGATAATGAACAAGTGGGACCTTCTGAAAAGATCAGAT GTTGCCTGTTATAGGGAAGAAAGAGAAGTTTTGGTGAATGGAGACCGGAGGTGGATAACACAGTTGCACTTTGCATTTCAGGATGACAATTATCTT TACATTGTAATGGATTACTATGTGGGAGGTGACCTGCTGTCCCTCCTCAGTAAGTTTCCAGATGGGTTTCCTCCTCAAATGGCCATTTTTTATCTATCTGAAATGATAATGGCTGTCAATTCAGTCCACTCTCTGGGCTACATACATAG GGATATTAAGCCAGATAACATGCTTTTAGATCGATCAGGCCACATTCATCTAGGGGACTTTGGTTCATGTTTAAAACTCAGAGATGATGGCACT gtGTCATGTTCTGTTGCAGTAGGGACTCCTGACTACCTTTCCCCTGAAATTCTTCTTGCCCTTGAAGACCATAGTTTATCTTACGGTGTGGAATGTGATTGGTGGTCTATAGGGGCTTGTGCTTACGAAATGTTCTTTGGGCATCCTCCCTTCTATGCTGAATCTGTGGTTGAAACCTACGGAAAGATCCTTCACTTCAAA GAGCACTTTAACTTTCCCTCCTCAGCCAGTGGAATACCAACTGAGGCTTTAGACTTCATCTCATCTCTCCTCTGTGAGCGGGAAAACCGTTTGGGTGTTGGTGGACTCCATGATTTCCAGATGCACCCACTTTTTGCTGACATTGACTGGGAGGGTCTGAGGGAATGCATACCACCTTTTGTTCCTGAGTCATGTGGGGCCACAGACACCTCCAATTTTGATGTTGTAGAAGACCGGCTGTCAGAAATGGTCAGCGGTGGAGGA gagaCAATCTCAGATGTTGGAGACAGCTCCCCTCTTGGAGTTAACCTCCCCTTTGTTGGCTACTCATATACATTCAG gaAGGACAACAGGGAACACGTTTGGGGCAACATGCAAAATATCTGTGAAGGTAAATCAGAATCAACATCAGACCATCACAAAACGAGCCATAGAGATGATTTG GACTCTCATCTAGACCCCTCACTACTGTCTGACCTACGTAATGCTCTGGAAAGTGAGATTGAGACTCGTGAGGCTTTGACTACGGAAATCAACCTTCTTCAAACAGCCAATCAGTGCCTGGCCag TCGCCTTTATGAAGCCGACCAGCTAAACTCTGAACTTCAGAGTAAAATACGCTCATTAGAGCAGCAACTAAAAGACAGAGAAGTACAAAAGGACGAGGAGAAAG ACAACGTTTTCCTTCCCCGAAGATGTGAAACCTGCAACATGAACTCTGAACCTACCTCTAGGATTAGACAA ATAGCTGTATACCTTCCTATTGCCACCCCTTAG
- the DMPK gene encoding myotonin-protein kinase isoform X4 has product MEHTLLMPALLNLDALLDLVICVCHELATSPLAQETYIADFLHWAEPFVQHIRAQRMKRSDFDIIKVIGRGAFSEVAVVRKKSNSQVYAMKIMNKWDLLKRSDVACYREEREVLVNGDRRWITQLHFAFQDDNYLYIVMDYYVGGDLLSLLSKFPDGFPPQMAIFYLSEMIMAVNSVHSLGYIHRDIKPDNMLLDRSGHIHLGDFGSCLKLRDDGTVSCSVAVGTPDYLSPEILLALEDHSLSYGVECDWWSIGACAYEMFFGHPPFYAESVVETYGKILHFKEHFNFPSSASGIPTEALDFISSLLCERENRLGVGGLHDFQMHPLFADIDWEGLRECIPPFVPESCGATDTSNFDVVEDRLSEMVSGGGETISDVGDSSPLGVNLPFVGYSYTFRKDNREHVWGNMQNICEGKSESTSDHHKTSHRDDLDSHLDPSLLSDLRNALESEIETREALTTEINLLQTANQCLASRLYEADQLNSELQSKIRSLEQQLKDREVQKDEEKGT; this is encoded by the exons CTGAGCCATTTGTGCAGCATATACGGGCACAGAGGATGAAGAGAAGTGATTTTGACATCATCAAGGTGATTGGACGGGGAGCATTCAGTGAG GTTGCAGTTGTACGAAAGAAAAGTAACTCTCAAGTCTACGCCATGAAGATAATGAACAAGTGGGACCTTCTGAAAAGATCAGAT GTTGCCTGTTATAGGGAAGAAAGAGAAGTTTTGGTGAATGGAGACCGGAGGTGGATAACACAGTTGCACTTTGCATTTCAGGATGACAATTATCTT TACATTGTAATGGATTACTATGTGGGAGGTGACCTGCTGTCCCTCCTCAGTAAGTTTCCAGATGGGTTTCCTCCTCAAATGGCCATTTTTTATCTATCTGAAATGATAATGGCTGTCAATTCAGTCCACTCTCTGGGCTACATACATAG GGATATTAAGCCAGATAACATGCTTTTAGATCGATCAGGCCACATTCATCTAGGGGACTTTGGTTCATGTTTAAAACTCAGAGATGATGGCACT gtGTCATGTTCTGTTGCAGTAGGGACTCCTGACTACCTTTCCCCTGAAATTCTTCTTGCCCTTGAAGACCATAGTTTATCTTACGGTGTGGAATGTGATTGGTGGTCTATAGGGGCTTGTGCTTACGAAATGTTCTTTGGGCATCCTCCCTTCTATGCTGAATCTGTGGTTGAAACCTACGGAAAGATCCTTCACTTCAAA GAGCACTTTAACTTTCCCTCCTCAGCCAGTGGAATACCAACTGAGGCTTTAGACTTCATCTCATCTCTCCTCTGTGAGCGGGAAAACCGTTTGGGTGTTGGTGGACTCCATGATTTCCAGATGCACCCACTTTTTGCTGACATTGACTGGGAGGGTCTGAGGGAATGCATACCACCTTTTGTTCCTGAGTCATGTGGGGCCACAGACACCTCCAATTTTGATGTTGTAGAAGACCGGCTGTCAGAAATGGTCAGCGGTGGAGGA gagaCAATCTCAGATGTTGGAGACAGCTCCCCTCTTGGAGTTAACCTCCCCTTTGTTGGCTACTCATATACATTCAG gaAGGACAACAGGGAACACGTTTGGGGCAACATGCAAAATATCTGTGAAGGTAAATCAGAATCAACATCAGACCATCACAAAACGAGCCATAGAGATGATTTG GACTCTCATCTAGACCCCTCACTACTGTCTGACCTACGTAATGCTCTGGAAAGTGAGATTGAGACTCGTGAGGCTTTGACTACGGAAATCAACCTTCTTCAAACAGCCAATCAGTGCCTGGCCag TCGCCTTTATGAAGCCGACCAGCTAAACTCTGAACTTCAGAGTAAAATACGCTCATTAGAGCAGCAACTAAAAGACAGAGAAGTACAAAAGGACGAGGAGAAAG GTACCTAA
- the DMPK gene encoding myotonin-protein kinase isoform X2, translating to MEHTLLMPALLNLDALLDLVICVCHELATSPLAQETYIADFLHWAEPFVQHIRAQRMKRSDFDIIKVIGRGAFSEVAVVRKKSNSQVYAMKIMNKWDLLKRSDVACYREEREVLVNGDRRWITQLHFAFQDDNYLYIVMDYYVGGDLLSLLSKFPDGFPPQMAIFYLSEMIMAVNSVHSLGYIHRDIKPDNMLLDRSGHIHLGDFGSCLKLRDDGTVSCSVAVGTPDYLSPEILLALEDHSLSYGVECDWWSIGACAYEMFFGHPPFYAESVVETYGKILHFKEHFNFPSSASGIPTEALDFISSLLCERENRLGVGGLHDFQMHPLFADIDWEGLRECIPPFVPESCGATDTSNFDVVEDRLSEMVSGGGETISDVGDSSPLGVNLPFVGYSYTFRKDNREHVWGNMQNICEGKSESTSDHHKTSHRDDLDSHLDPSLLSDLRNALESEIETREALTTEINLLQTANQCLASRLYEADQLNSELQSKIRSLEQQLKDREVQKDEEKDNVFLPRRCETCNMNSEPTSRIRQLDSCIPSYCHPLVTPVHRHMLLFSRVPKPNSSWMGYLWHLWTWPLTWMMPPTL from the exons CTGAGCCATTTGTGCAGCATATACGGGCACAGAGGATGAAGAGAAGTGATTTTGACATCATCAAGGTGATTGGACGGGGAGCATTCAGTGAG GTTGCAGTTGTACGAAAGAAAAGTAACTCTCAAGTCTACGCCATGAAGATAATGAACAAGTGGGACCTTCTGAAAAGATCAGAT GTTGCCTGTTATAGGGAAGAAAGAGAAGTTTTGGTGAATGGAGACCGGAGGTGGATAACACAGTTGCACTTTGCATTTCAGGATGACAATTATCTT TACATTGTAATGGATTACTATGTGGGAGGTGACCTGCTGTCCCTCCTCAGTAAGTTTCCAGATGGGTTTCCTCCTCAAATGGCCATTTTTTATCTATCTGAAATGATAATGGCTGTCAATTCAGTCCACTCTCTGGGCTACATACATAG GGATATTAAGCCAGATAACATGCTTTTAGATCGATCAGGCCACATTCATCTAGGGGACTTTGGTTCATGTTTAAAACTCAGAGATGATGGCACT gtGTCATGTTCTGTTGCAGTAGGGACTCCTGACTACCTTTCCCCTGAAATTCTTCTTGCCCTTGAAGACCATAGTTTATCTTACGGTGTGGAATGTGATTGGTGGTCTATAGGGGCTTGTGCTTACGAAATGTTCTTTGGGCATCCTCCCTTCTATGCTGAATCTGTGGTTGAAACCTACGGAAAGATCCTTCACTTCAAA GAGCACTTTAACTTTCCCTCCTCAGCCAGTGGAATACCAACTGAGGCTTTAGACTTCATCTCATCTCTCCTCTGTGAGCGGGAAAACCGTTTGGGTGTTGGTGGACTCCATGATTTCCAGATGCACCCACTTTTTGCTGACATTGACTGGGAGGGTCTGAGGGAATGCATACCACCTTTTGTTCCTGAGTCATGTGGGGCCACAGACACCTCCAATTTTGATGTTGTAGAAGACCGGCTGTCAGAAATGGTCAGCGGTGGAGGA gagaCAATCTCAGATGTTGGAGACAGCTCCCCTCTTGGAGTTAACCTCCCCTTTGTTGGCTACTCATATACATTCAG gaAGGACAACAGGGAACACGTTTGGGGCAACATGCAAAATATCTGTGAAGGTAAATCAGAATCAACATCAGACCATCACAAAACGAGCCATAGAGATGATTTG GACTCTCATCTAGACCCCTCACTACTGTCTGACCTACGTAATGCTCTGGAAAGTGAGATTGAGACTCGTGAGGCTTTGACTACGGAAATCAACCTTCTTCAAACAGCCAATCAGTGCCTGGCCag TCGCCTTTATGAAGCCGACCAGCTAAACTCTGAACTTCAGAGTAAAATACGCTCATTAGAGCAGCAACTAAAAGACAGAGAAGTACAAAAGGACGAGGAGAAAG ACAACGTTTTCCTTCCCCGAAGATGTGAAACCTGCAACATGAACTCTGAACCTACCTCTAGGATTAGACAA CTAGATAGCTGTATACCTTCCTATTGCCACCCCTTAGTGACACCAGTTCACCGTCACATGCTGCTCTTCTCGCGG GTACCTAAACCAAACTCATCCTGGATGGGATACCTCTGGCACCTCTGGACCTGGCCCTTAACGTGGATGATGCCTCCCACGCTCTGA
- the DMPK gene encoding myotonin-protein kinase isoform X5, producing MEHTLLMPALLNLDALLDLVICVCHELATSPLAQETYIADFLHWAEPFVQHIRAQRMKRSDFDIIKVIGRGAFSEVAVVRKKSNSQVYAMKIMNKWDLLKRSDVACYREEREVLVNGDRRWITQLHFAFQDDNYLYIVMDYYVGGDLLSLLSKFPDGFPPQMAIFYLSEMIMAVNSVHSLGYIHRDIKPDNMLLDRSGHIHLGDFGSCLKLRDDGTVSCSVAVGTPDYLSPEILLALEDHSLSYGVECDWWSIGACAYEMFFGHPPFYAESVVETYGKILHFKEHFNFPSSASGIPTEALDFISSLLCERENRLGVGGLHDFQMHPLFADIDWEGLRECIPPFVPESCGATDTSNFDVVEDRLSEMVSGGGETISDVGDSSPLGVNLPFVGYSYTFRKDNREHVWGNMQNICEGKSESTSDHHKTSHRDDLDSHLDPSLLSDLRNALESEIETREALTTEINLLQTANQCLASRLYEADQLNSELQSKIRSLEQQLKDREVQKDEEKAR from the exons CTGAGCCATTTGTGCAGCATATACGGGCACAGAGGATGAAGAGAAGTGATTTTGACATCATCAAGGTGATTGGACGGGGAGCATTCAGTGAG GTTGCAGTTGTACGAAAGAAAAGTAACTCTCAAGTCTACGCCATGAAGATAATGAACAAGTGGGACCTTCTGAAAAGATCAGAT GTTGCCTGTTATAGGGAAGAAAGAGAAGTTTTGGTGAATGGAGACCGGAGGTGGATAACACAGTTGCACTTTGCATTTCAGGATGACAATTATCTT TACATTGTAATGGATTACTATGTGGGAGGTGACCTGCTGTCCCTCCTCAGTAAGTTTCCAGATGGGTTTCCTCCTCAAATGGCCATTTTTTATCTATCTGAAATGATAATGGCTGTCAATTCAGTCCACTCTCTGGGCTACATACATAG GGATATTAAGCCAGATAACATGCTTTTAGATCGATCAGGCCACATTCATCTAGGGGACTTTGGTTCATGTTTAAAACTCAGAGATGATGGCACT gtGTCATGTTCTGTTGCAGTAGGGACTCCTGACTACCTTTCCCCTGAAATTCTTCTTGCCCTTGAAGACCATAGTTTATCTTACGGTGTGGAATGTGATTGGTGGTCTATAGGGGCTTGTGCTTACGAAATGTTCTTTGGGCATCCTCCCTTCTATGCTGAATCTGTGGTTGAAACCTACGGAAAGATCCTTCACTTCAAA GAGCACTTTAACTTTCCCTCCTCAGCCAGTGGAATACCAACTGAGGCTTTAGACTTCATCTCATCTCTCCTCTGTGAGCGGGAAAACCGTTTGGGTGTTGGTGGACTCCATGATTTCCAGATGCACCCACTTTTTGCTGACATTGACTGGGAGGGTCTGAGGGAATGCATACCACCTTTTGTTCCTGAGTCATGTGGGGCCACAGACACCTCCAATTTTGATGTTGTAGAAGACCGGCTGTCAGAAATGGTCAGCGGTGGAGGA gagaCAATCTCAGATGTTGGAGACAGCTCCCCTCTTGGAGTTAACCTCCCCTTTGTTGGCTACTCATATACATTCAG gaAGGACAACAGGGAACACGTTTGGGGCAACATGCAAAATATCTGTGAAGGTAAATCAGAATCAACATCAGACCATCACAAAACGAGCCATAGAGATGATTTG GACTCTCATCTAGACCCCTCACTACTGTCTGACCTACGTAATGCTCTGGAAAGTGAGATTGAGACTCGTGAGGCTTTGACTACGGAAATCAACCTTCTTCAAACAGCCAATCAGTGCCTGGCCag TCGCCTTTATGAAGCCGACCAGCTAAACTCTGAACTTCAGAGTAAAATACGCTCATTAGAGCAGCAACTAAAAGACAGAGAAGTACAAAAGGACGAGGAGAAAG CTAGATAG
- the RSPH6A gene encoding radial spoke head protein 6 homolog A, with the protein MSESAPEVTADPREIQIQNAKAYLLQAGPNGVSLYEHLSALLTRILAERPPNPLEIVEQLSTELHWSRLNKGLDTLRTQKDDPHTYIKAESHRALFTHGAGDGEEAEGDGEMMESPLPNILDLAHLLQQGGVSLGRDETVRIALALKQLTDTRPLQSCRFWGKILGTQGSYLVAEVQFREGEDDEAEEGAEEEEKATEEEEDEEEKEEEEDLPPKSTYRPPPVVPREENGTGANKYVYFVCTEPGAEWVRLPPVTPAQITAARKVRRLFTGKLEAPVITYPPFLGTEANLLRAQIARISAGTHISPLGFYQFGEEEGEEEEEGAVRDTYEENPEFEGIPVNELVESLSNWVHHVQHILPQGRCVWYNTAVKSEEEMEEEEGEEEEKQDEEEPEPEVGPPLLTPLSEDAEINQTPPWTASLSSSLIPQYALAVLRSNLWPGAFTISNSKKFENIYIGWGVKYNPEGYSPPAPPPPQAEYPSGPEITEAVDPTVEEEQALKAAQEEAAAAAEEAEEEEEEEDEEEDD; encoded by the exons ATGTCGGAAAGTGCGCCCGAGGTTACTGCAGACCCCCGGGAGATTCAGATCCAGAATGCCAAAGCTTATTTACTGCAAGCGGGTCCGAATGGTGTCAGTCT GTATGAACACCTCTCTGCCCTCCTGACCCGGATCCTCGCAGAGCGCCCACCTAACCCATTGGAGATCGTGGAACAGCTGAGTACAGAACTACATTGGTCCAGGTTAAACAAAGGGCTGGACACACTGCGCACCCAGAAAGATGACCCCCACACCTACATCAAGGCCGAATCCCACCGTGCACTCTTCACACATGGAGCTGGAGACGGGGAGGAGGCGGAAGGCGATGGAGAGATG ATGGAGTCTCCTCTCCCCAATATCCTTGATCTTGCTCACCTTCTTCAGCAAGGAGGAGTGAGCCTAGGGCGAGATGAGACGGTGCGTATAGCACTTGCCTTGAAACAGCTCACAGACACTCGCCCGCTCCAGAGCTGCCGATTCTGGGGCAAGATCCTTGGTACTCAAGGTAGCTACTTGGTGGCAGAGGTGCAGTTCAGAGAAGGTGAAGATGATGAAGCTGAAGAGggggcagaagaagaagaaaaagcaactgaggaagaggaagatgaggaggaaaaggaggaagaagaagacttGCCCCCCAAATCCACATACCGGCCCCCTCCTGTGGTGCCCCGTGAGGAAAACGGCACAGGGGCAAATAAATATGTCTACTTTGTGTGCACAGAACCTGGTGCGGAATGGGTCAGACTGCCTCCTGTAACCCCTGCGCAAATCACAGCAGCGAGAAAG GTCAGGCGTCTGTTCACAGGAAAACTTGAAGCTCCTGTTATCACCTATCCCCCATTCCTAGGAACAGAGGCTAACCTTCTGCGTGCTCAGATTGCCCGCATCTCAGCAGGAACCCACATTAGTCCTCTGGGATTTTACCAGTTCGGGGAAGAAGAgggagaagaagaggaagaaggagcTGTAAGAGACACATATGAAGAGAACCCAGAATTTGAGGGCATTCCAGTAAATGAATTGGTGGAAAGTTTATCCAACTGGGTTCACCATGTTCAGCACATATTGCCACAG GGGCGTTGTGTTTGGTATAACACTGCTGTAAAATCAGAGGAGGAAATGGaagaagaggagggggaggaagaagagaaacaAGATGAAGAAGAACCAGAACCTGAAGTAGGCCCTCCGCTGCTCACACCACTCTCGGAGGATGCCG aaattaACCAGACACCACCATGGACAGCTTCGCTCTCATCTTCTCTGATCCCTCAATATGCTCTGGCAGTACTTCGATCCAATCTGTGGCCAGGAGCCTTCACCATCTCCAACTCCAA AAAATTTGAGAACATCTACATTGGCTGGGGGGTCAAATACAACCCTGAAGGATACAGCCCCCCTGCTCCTCCCCCACCCCAAGCAGAATACCCAAGTGGACCAGAGATCACAGAGGCAGTGGACCCCACTGTAGAGGAGGAACAAGCTCTGAAGGCTGCACAGGAAGAGGCAGCAGCTGCTGCTGAGGAGgccgaggaggaagaagaagaagaggatgaggaggaggatgactAA
- the LOC140343970 gene encoding 3-galactosyl-N-acetylglucosaminide 4-alpha-L-fucosyltransferase FUT3-like, which yields MKPLYIQKLIVFVPVVLFVIFLTWSWHRAGFSTAIECKHRDIDGTTADDLQKDSQISVHKKENELLILVWVWPFGETFPLNTCQSVYGISGCKLTADRSLYKMADALVIHHVDIMYNRSSLPQDPRPHHQRWVWFNLEPPLIIKNLHFLDNLFNMTMTFRQDSDVYRPYGRIEALKQPQSFTIPAKSKLVAWVVSKWYPGARRIAYYEELQKYIPIDVYGKKHMKLSWDDFYKTISQYKFYLAFENSIYKDYITEKLWSNAFDSWAVPVVLGTSRQNYERFLPGEAFIHVDDFPSAKDLADYLVQLDNDDEGYKKYFNWRSLYRVRRETGWDSSYCEACRALKQAPDYQVISSVKKWFLEGTK from the coding sequence ATGAAACCACTTTATATTCAGAAGTTGATCGTATTTGTTCCAGTTGTTCTCTTTGTGATCTTCTTAACCTGGTCATGGCACAGAGCAGGATTCTCCACGGCCATTGAATGTAAACACAGAGACATTGATGGCACAACAGCAGATGACCTCCAAAAAGACTCCCAAATCTCAGTCCACAAAAAAGAGAATGAACTTCTTATTCTTGTTTGGGTTTGGCCTTTTGGGGAAACTTTCCCATTAAATACTTGCCAAAGTGTTTATGGCATCTCCGGCTGCAAACTAACAGCCGACAGAAGCCTCTACAAGATGGCTGACGCTTTGGTCATACACCATGTAGACATCATGTACAATAGGAGTTCTTTGCCTCAAGACCCAAGACCTCATCACCAGCGCTGGGTTTGGTTCAATTTGGAACCACCTTTGATCATTAAAAATCTCCACTTTTTAGACAACCTGTTCAATATGACAATGACATTCCGTCAGGACTCTGATGTCTATAGGCCTTATGGCCGTATTGAAGCCTTGAAACAGCCTCAAAGCTTCACCATCCCAGCAAAGTCCAAACTGGTTGCTTGGGTGGTCAGCAAGTGGTATCCGGGTGCACGACGTATTGCGTATTATGAGGAGCTGCAGAAATACATTCCAATCGATGTTTATGGAAAGAAGCACATGAAGTTATCTTGGGATGATTTCTATAAAACCATTTCCCAGTACAAGTTTTATCTGGCCTTTGAGAATTCCATTTATAAAGATTATATAACTGAGAAGCTGTGGTCAAATGCTTTTGATTCTTGGGCTGTGCCTGTTGTCTTAGGGACATCTAGACAGAACTATGAGAGATTCCTTCCCGGGGAGGCTTTCATTCACGTTGATGATTTTCCCAGTGCAAAGGACCTAGCGGATTACCTTGTTCAGTTAGATAATGATGATGAAGGATACAAGAAATACTTCAACTGGAGATCATTGTATCGAGTGCGACGGGAAACTGGCTGGGACAGTAGCTACTGCGAAGCATGTCGGGCGCTGAAGCAAGCTCCAGATTACCAAGTCATTTCCAGTGTGAAAAAATGGTTTTTAGAGggcactaaataa